A single window of Candidatus Polarisedimenticolaceae bacterium DNA harbors:
- a CDS encoding HAD hydrolase-like protein, giving the protein MAWIREAIGALVDIDGTLVDVGRGAVPGAAAFLDRLHARALPYKICSNTSRRSRADVVRALADDGLRVRAGDIVLPALLARRTILDSGAHRAQLLVPEACVADFAGIEAVEEGGDWVVVGDLGRGFTADRLDPAFRALRDGARLLALHRNLSWYAGPERGWVLDAGAYVAALEQASGAAAIVVGKPARAFFDLALADLGLPAADVVMIGDSIENDCVGAAAAGCRTCVVRGTAFRAETLAASPVRPDVVVDSVDDLTP; this is encoded by the coding sequence ATGGCATGGATCCGGGAGGCGATCGGCGCGCTCGTCGACATCGACGGCACGCTCGTCGACGTGGGGCGCGGAGCGGTGCCCGGCGCGGCGGCGTTCCTCGACCGGCTCCACGCCAGGGCCCTCCCGTACAAGATCTGCAGCAATACGTCGCGGCGGTCGCGCGCCGACGTCGTGCGCGCGCTCGCGGACGACGGCCTGCGGGTGCGCGCCGGTGACATCGTGCTCCCCGCGCTCCTCGCGAGGCGCACGATCCTCGACTCGGGCGCGCACCGCGCGCAGCTCCTCGTTCCCGAAGCGTGCGTCGCGGATTTCGCGGGGATCGAAGCGGTCGAGGAGGGAGGGGATTGGGTCGTCGTCGGCGACCTCGGGCGAGGGTTCACCGCCGACCGTCTCGACCCGGCGTTCCGCGCGCTTCGCGACGGAGCGCGCCTCCTCGCGCTGCACCGGAACCTCTCGTGGTACGCGGGGCCCGAGCGGGGATGGGTGCTCGACGCGGGGGCCTACGTGGCGGCGCTCGAGCAGGCGAGCGGTGCCGCGGCAATCGTCGTCGGGAAGCCGGCCCGCGCGTTCTTCGACCTGGCGCTCGCCGATCTCGGCCTGCCGGCCGCGGACGTCGTCATGATCGGGGACAGCATCGAGAACGATTGCGTCGGGGCGGCGGCGGCCGGCTGCCGGACCTGCGTCGTACGCGGCACCGCGTTTCGCGCAGAGACCCTCGCCGCTTCTCCGGTCCGCCCCGACGTCGTCGTCGATTCGGTCGACGACCTCACACCCTGA
- a CDS encoding 2-dehydropantoate 2-reductase, with protein MSIAVVGVGGAGGYFGARLAQAGHDVVFIARGAHLAAIRDRGLTLVTDDATTVVRPKDATDDLASIRDAQVVILGVKSWQVAAVAAGLAPVLGRRAVVVPLQNGVETVDRLTSALGLDRVMGGLCGTITRVDGPGRIVSVGSTNFIRFGELDGRVRARTRRLRQAFRDAGISAEIPKDIHVALWQKFLFVVPVGGVGAFADADLGTMRGSPELWAMLEGAMREIFELGRARGVALPDDAVASALAFVSGLSPSGTSSLQRDIAAGRPSELDDWTGAVVRIGDALGIETPVHDRIYAKLAPKEAAARMG; from the coding sequence ATGAGCATCGCGGTCGTCGGCGTGGGCGGCGCGGGAGGGTACTTCGGCGCGCGTCTCGCGCAGGCGGGCCACGACGTCGTCTTCATCGCGCGCGGCGCGCATCTGGCGGCGATCCGCGATCGCGGTCTCACGCTCGTCACCGACGATGCGACGACCGTCGTGAGGCCGAAGGACGCCACCGACGACCTCGCTTCCATCCGGGACGCGCAGGTCGTGATCCTCGGCGTGAAGTCGTGGCAGGTCGCCGCCGTCGCCGCAGGGCTCGCGCCGGTCCTCGGCCGGCGCGCCGTCGTCGTCCCGCTCCAGAACGGTGTCGAGACCGTCGACCGCCTCACCTCGGCGCTCGGCCTCGACCGCGTCATGGGCGGGCTCTGCGGCACGATCACCCGCGTCGACGGCCCCGGGCGGATCGTGAGCGTCGGCTCCACGAACTTCATCCGATTCGGCGAGCTCGACGGCCGTGTGCGTGCGCGCACGCGCCGCCTGCGTCAGGCGTTCCGCGATGCCGGAATCTCCGCCGAGATCCCCAAGGACATCCACGTCGCGCTGTGGCAGAAGTTCCTCTTCGTCGTACCGGTCGGCGGCGTCGGCGCCTTCGCCGACGCCGATCTCGGCACGATGCGCGGTAGCCCCGAGCTCTGGGCGATGCTCGAGGGGGCGATGCGCGAGATCTTCGAGCTTGGCCGCGCGCGTGGGGTCGCGCTCCCCGACGATGCCGTGGCGTCGGCGCTCGCCTTCGTCTCCGGACTTTCTCCCTCGGGAACGTCCTCGCTGCAGCGCGATATCGCCGCCGGCCGGCCCTCGGAGCTCGACGACTGGACGGGCGCGGTCGTCCGGATCGGAGACGCGCTCGGCATCGAGACGCCCGTCCACGACCGGATCTACGCGAAGCTCGCGCCGAAGGAGGCGGCCGCCCGCATGGGGTGA
- a CDS encoding alpha/beta fold hydrolase encodes MTLRSFVFALAVCSIAVPFASAAATPAPAKPAAPAPEVFELLMKGTAIGTEEARRVAGGEQQTLTSTLTVTPPGGGEGKLTQSALLAKDGRLKSYELSLDAQGQQLVFKAAPAGDKFTLSVTPLGAAEPAKSETIDAKGPTYLLDNNFGSHLDVLTRSLEGLGADQEKAITAVVPQALQAFPATVHRGPDGSGKLAGKTVATRSYALTIANVREELIARASDGALLQATVAIQNFVLRRKGYEPAAAAAAATARPAGETETTVKSAAGALPAVLTVPKSEKPVAGIVFLSGSGAHDGDETIGPNKPFQDIARGLASRGIASLRFDKRTFAVRDPAKLGTIQLKEEYYDDAQVALAQLRATPGVDPKRVFVLGHSEGASVAPHVAAIDPAVRGVVMLAPAVRPIDELVIDQTRYGAKLTGRTDEEIDATVADLRERFTAIRDASKTDTPAFMGAPPAYWREVMALDVPAMVQSVKVPVLVLQGDADIQVRKDLDFGALQQKVGTDGGRVTYRSFPGLNHLFMKVQKESTGAEYGIPGNVDPAVIQAIADWVLAH; translated from the coding sequence ATGACACTTCGCTCGTTCGTCTTCGCGCTCGCCGTCTGCTCGATCGCCGTCCCGTTTGCGAGCGCGGCGGCGACACCGGCACCGGCGAAGCCGGCCGCACCGGCCCCCGAAGTCTTCGAGCTCCTCATGAAGGGAACGGCCATCGGCACCGAGGAGGCCCGGCGCGTCGCCGGCGGGGAGCAGCAGACGCTGACGAGCACGCTCACGGTCACCCCTCCCGGCGGCGGCGAGGGCAAGCTCACGCAATCGGCGCTGCTCGCGAAGGATGGCCGCCTCAAAAGTTACGAGCTGAGCCTCGACGCGCAGGGCCAGCAGCTCGTCTTCAAGGCTGCACCGGCGGGCGACAAGTTCACGCTCTCGGTGACCCCCCTCGGCGCCGCCGAGCCGGCGAAGAGCGAGACGATCGACGCCAAGGGCCCCACGTACCTTCTCGACAACAACTTCGGCTCCCATCTCGACGTGCTGACGCGCAGCCTCGAAGGGCTCGGCGCCGATCAGGAGAAGGCGATCACCGCGGTCGTGCCGCAGGCCCTCCAGGCGTTTCCGGCCACCGTCCACCGCGGTCCCGACGGCTCCGGCAAGCTCGCGGGAAAGACGGTGGCGACGCGCAGCTACGCGCTCACGATCGCGAACGTGCGCGAGGAGCTCATCGCACGCGCCTCGGACGGCGCGCTCCTCCAGGCGACGGTCGCGATCCAGAACTTCGTCCTCCGCCGGAAGGGGTACGAGCCGGCGGCCGCCGCGGCCGCGGCGACGGCGCGTCCCGCCGGCGAGACGGAGACGACGGTCAAGAGCGCCGCCGGCGCGCTTCCCGCCGTCCTCACCGTTCCGAAGTCGGAGAAGCCGGTCGCCGGCATCGTCTTCCTCTCGGGCTCCGGCGCGCACGACGGCGACGAGACGATCGGGCCGAACAAGCCGTTCCAGGACATCGCGCGCGGCCTCGCGTCGCGCGGGATCGCGAGCTTGCGCTTCGACAAGCGCACCTTCGCCGTGCGCGATCCGGCGAAGCTGGGGACGATCCAGCTCAAGGAGGAGTACTACGACGACGCGCAGGTCGCTCTCGCGCAGCTCCGCGCGACGCCCGGGGTCGATCCCAAGCGCGTCTTCGTCCTCGGCCACTCCGAGGGAGCTTCGGTCGCGCCGCACGTCGCCGCGATCGACCCCGCGGTCCGCGGCGTCGTCATGCTCGCGCCCGCGGTGCGCCCCATCGACGAGCTCGTCATCGACCAGACCCGCTACGGCGCGAAGCTGACCGGCCGCACCGACGAGGAGATCGACGCCACCGTCGCCGACCTCCGCGAACGCTTCACCGCGATCCGCGACGCCTCGAAGACCGACACGCCCGCGTTCATGGGGGCGCCTCCGGCGTACTGGCGCGAGGTCATGGCGCTCGACGTACCCGCGATGGTCCAGAGTGTGAAGGTCCCGGTCCTCGTCCTCCAGGGCGATGCGGACATCCAGGTCCGGAAGGACCTCGACTTCGGCGCCCTTCAGCAGAAGGTGGGCACCGACGGCGGCCGCGTGACCTACCGGAGCTTCCCCGGCCTCAACCACCTCTTCATGAAGGTCCAGAAGGAGTCGACCGGCGCCGAGTATGGGATCCCGGGAAACGTCGACCCCGCCGTCATCCAGGCGATCGCGGATTGGGTCCTCGCCCACTGA
- a CDS encoding DUF72 domain-containing protein yields MTYVGVAGWDYPDWAGIAYPATAHRGFDRLSWLARFVDVVEINSTFYRPASPKTAESWAKRGAKRSGFRFTAKAHRAWTHEPWDDAAAVVRPTFEGLAPLRASGLLGALLVQFPQSFHWTETNRGRVGRLVDAASGWPVVVETRHVSWDDDAAAAWIHRLGAGWCVVDQPRMSSTAPPRPRVTSEVGYLRLHGRNAANWFAEDAGRDARYDYLYAESELGPLAETARGMSRSAHAVYAIANNHFRGQALANALQLKHLIQGVVPEVPPELVAAYPGLAAITKTAHDRLF; encoded by the coding sequence GTGACCTACGTCGGCGTCGCGGGCTGGGACTATCCCGATTGGGCCGGGATCGCCTATCCCGCCACCGCGCATCGCGGCTTCGACCGTCTGTCGTGGCTCGCGCGGTTCGTCGACGTCGTCGAGATCAACAGCACGTTCTACCGCCCCGCGTCGCCGAAGACCGCCGAGTCGTGGGCGAAGCGCGGCGCGAAGCGGTCCGGCTTCCGCTTCACCGCGAAGGCGCACCGCGCGTGGACGCACGAGCCGTGGGACGACGCGGCGGCCGTCGTAAGGCCGACGTTCGAGGGATTGGCCCCGCTGCGCGCGTCGGGTCTCCTCGGTGCGCTGCTCGTCCAGTTCCCGCAGTCCTTCCACTGGACGGAAACCAATCGCGGGAGGGTCGGCCGCCTCGTCGACGCCGCGTCCGGCTGGCCGGTCGTCGTCGAGACGCGCCATGTCTCGTGGGACGACGATGCCGCCGCCGCGTGGATTCACCGCCTCGGCGCCGGATGGTGCGTCGTCGATCAGCCGCGGATGTCGAGCACGGCACCCCCGCGGCCCCGCGTGACCTCGGAAGTCGGGTACCTGCGCCTGCACGGACGGAACGCGGCGAACTGGTTTGCCGAGGACGCGGGCCGCGACGCGCGTTACGACTACCTCTACGCCGAGAGCGAGCTCGGGCCGCTCGCGGAGACGGCACGCGGCATGAGCCGGTCCGCGCACGCCGTCTACGCGATCGCGAACAATCACTTCCGCGGGCAGGCGCTCGCGAACGCGCTCCAGCTCAAGCATCTCATCCAGGGGGTCGTGCCGGAGGTGCCGCCGGAGCTTGTCGCGGCGTATCCCGGCCTCGCCGCGATCACGAAGACGGCGCACGACCGGTTGTTCTGA
- a CDS encoding acetate--CoA ligase family protein, with the protein MAKTDRPSLDPIFRPRSVAVIGASRRPHTIGREILANLAGFEFTGPVYPVNPGATSIHSIPCYPSIGAIPGPVDLAIVTVPKEKVLEVVHACGRKKVGGLVVITAGFKEIGGDGRSLEAALKAAVRKYRMRMVGPNCMGVVNTEENVRLNATFAATVPVRGNVGFVSQSGALGEAILADAADNGLGVAMFVSMGNKTDVSGNDLLEYWEDNPDVQAILMYLESFGNPRRFTTIARRITRKKPIVAVKAGRTARGAQAASSHTGSIVALDTATDTLLEQCGVLRVSSMEEMISLAQALANQPVPKGGRIAIVTNAGGPGILCTDALIGAGLTLAELAPKTRKALAKALPPEASTANPVDMIASADAARYRAALDLVKKDPGVDGIVAIFVSPIMIDAYEVAGAIAMAADGTKPVLSVFMGKQRSAEGVAWLRDRRVPVYRFPEDAAAAMVGLARYRELRDRPAGKTVRYKAEPRRAKKAIATARRAGRTMLAADEVREVLTAYGLALAPSALASSAGEAIDAAQEFGYPVVLKASSARISHKSDVGGVKVDLRNADEVGQAYRDLVGRLRKADPKIRVQVQPMITGGRETILGMTRDPQFGPVLMFGLGGIFVEVMKDVAIRIHPLTDVTARGMIERIKGFPLLAGARGDVPVDLAFLEESLLRLSQLVGDLEDDLAELDLNPLIVTSDRKRSFIVDARIALTAKS; encoded by the coding sequence ATGGCGAAAACCGACCGTCCCTCGCTCGATCCGATCTTCCGCCCGCGCTCGGTCGCGGTGATCGGCGCCTCGCGCCGCCCGCACACGATCGGCCGCGAGATCCTCGCCAACCTCGCGGGGTTCGAGTTCACGGGGCCGGTCTATCCGGTCAATCCAGGCGCGACGTCGATCCACTCGATCCCGTGCTATCCGTCGATCGGCGCCATCCCCGGTCCCGTCGATCTCGCGATCGTCACCGTTCCGAAGGAAAAGGTCCTCGAGGTCGTCCACGCTTGCGGCCGGAAGAAGGTCGGCGGCCTCGTCGTCATCACGGCGGGCTTCAAGGAGATCGGCGGCGACGGGCGCTCGCTCGAGGCGGCGCTCAAGGCGGCGGTGCGGAAGTACCGGATGCGGATGGTCGGCCCGAACTGCATGGGCGTCGTCAACACCGAGGAGAACGTCCGCTTGAACGCCACGTTCGCGGCGACCGTCCCGGTGCGCGGGAACGTCGGCTTCGTCTCGCAGTCGGGCGCGCTCGGCGAGGCGATCCTCGCCGACGCCGCCGACAACGGTCTCGGCGTCGCGATGTTCGTCTCGATGGGGAACAAGACCGACGTCTCCGGCAACGACCTCCTCGAGTACTGGGAGGACAATCCGGACGTCCAGGCGATCCTCATGTACCTCGAGTCGTTCGGCAACCCGCGGCGGTTCACGACGATCGCGCGCCGCATCACGCGCAAGAAGCCGATCGTCGCCGTGAAGGCGGGCCGGACGGCGCGCGGGGCGCAGGCGGCTTCGTCGCACACCGGCTCGATCGTCGCGCTCGACACCGCCACCGACACGCTCCTCGAGCAGTGCGGAGTGCTCCGCGTCTCGTCGATGGAGGAGATGATCTCGCTCGCGCAGGCACTCGCCAATCAGCCGGTCCCGAAGGGCGGCCGCATCGCGATCGTGACGAACGCGGGCGGCCCGGGGATCCTCTGCACCGACGCCCTCATCGGGGCGGGCCTCACGCTCGCCGAGCTCGCGCCGAAGACCCGGAAGGCGCTCGCCAAGGCGCTGCCGCCGGAGGCGTCGACCGCGAACCCGGTCGACATGATCGCGTCGGCGGACGCCGCGCGTTATCGCGCGGCGCTCGACCTCGTGAAGAAGGATCCCGGCGTCGACGGGATCGTCGCGATCTTCGTCTCGCCGATCATGATCGACGCCTACGAGGTCGCGGGCGCGATCGCGATGGCCGCCGACGGCACGAAGCCGGTGCTCTCGGTCTTCATGGGCAAGCAGCGGAGCGCGGAAGGGGTCGCGTGGCTGCGCGACCGGCGCGTGCCGGTTTACCGGTTCCCCGAGGATGCCGCCGCGGCGATGGTCGGCCTCGCCCGCTACCGCGAGCTGCGCGACCGCCCGGCCGGTAAGACGGTGAGGTACAAGGCGGAGCCGCGTCGCGCGAAGAAGGCGATCGCCACCGCTCGCCGCGCGGGCCGCACGATGCTCGCCGCCGACGAGGTGCGCGAGGTTCTCACCGCGTACGGCCTGGCGCTGGCGCCATCGGCGCTCGCCTCCTCGGCCGGCGAGGCGATCGACGCCGCGCAGGAGTTCGGCTACCCGGTCGTTTTGAAGGCGTCGTCGGCCCGCATCTCGCACAAGTCGGACGTCGGCGGCGTCAAGGTCGATCTCAGGAACGCGGACGAGGTGGGCCAGGCGTACCGCGATCTCGTCGGCCGCCTCCGCAAGGCCGACCCGAAGATCCGTGTACAGGTCCAGCCGATGATCACGGGCGGCCGCGAGACGATCCTCGGCATGACGCGCGACCCTCAGTTCGGGCCGGTCCTCATGTTCGGTCTCGGCGGCATCTTCGTCGAGGTCATGAAGGACGTCGCGATCCGCATCCACCCGCTCACCGACGTGACCGCGCGCGGGATGATCGAGCGCATCAAGGGCTTCCCGCTCCTCGCCGGCGCGCGCGGCGACGTTCCGGTCGACCTCGCCTTCCTCGAGGAGTCGCTCCTCCGCCTCTCCCAGCTCGTCGGCGACCTCGAAGACGACCTCGCCGAGCTCGACCTCAACCCGCTCATCGTGACGAGCGACCGCAAGCGCTCGTTCATCGTCGACGCGAGGATCGCGCTGACCGCGAAAAGCTAG